One Saccharomyces eubayanus strain FM1318 chromosome XVI, whole genome shotgun sequence DNA segment encodes these proteins:
- the TAF3 gene encoding Taf3p — MTTNHDFYFALLRISILQLLKAQGFDRARPSLVDVMTDLYTKFLNLLASEVSSIAQSRCDQDDTVALQDITLALENLGIVKPTDVLDVYDENPELSSSRGMEKFKEWCLSAQSSDARITALPTVELLQNEEKESNPLSAIPDYLNQLQQNKGVKQKLETKNKKTELIEDLINNNGLDDWIKLVVARQRINLIERASKKDSQNVMALPHIGGYKSSLLSHPHHSTINNEDRLPSTMTPRDEDALTEIRDNPLVTSKLPIMRTENRLENITLSFENEELEPFDETEDPNQTPHDDSDVDNSKGDNKSSAGSPHNDDHDISMFQFDPDVDTKWAEQEDMDSTFQRRTSLDYGGYF, encoded by the coding sequence ATGACTACCAACCatgatttttatttcgCGCTTCTCCGCATTTCCATATTACAGTTACTGAAGGCCCAGGGATTTGACAGGGCAAGGCCGAGTCTGGTGGATGTTATGACCGATCTTTACACAAAGTTTCTGAATTTGCTAGCATCAGAGGTTAGTTCTATTGCCCAATCGAGGTGTGATCAGGACGATACAGTGGCTTTGCAGGATATAACTCTGGCTCTGGAAAATTTGGGCATCGTTAAGCCTACAGATGTCCTGGATGTCTATGATGAGAACCCTGAATTATCAAGTTCACGGGGAATGGAAAAGTTCAAGGAGTGGTGCTTAAGTGCTCAATCGAGCGATGCACGAATAACCGCTTTACCTACAGTGGAATTATTGcagaatgaagaaaaagagtcAAATCCTCTATCGGCAATACCAGACTACCTCAACCAGTTACAACAAAACAAAGGTGTCAAACAGAAGTTGGAAacgaaaaataaaaagacaGAGCTGATAGAAGATCTGATAAACAATAATGGATTGGATGACTGGATTAAATTAGTGGTGGCGAGACAACGAATCAACTTGATTGAAAGAGCATCCAAAAAAGACTCTCAAAACGTGATGGCTTTGCCACATATTGGGGGCTATAAATCTTCACTTTTAAGCCATCCACACCATAGTACGATAAACAACGAAGACAGGCTACCTTCAACCATGACTCCCAGAGATGAGGACGCTTTAACAGAAATACGAGATAATCCACTTGTAACAAGCAAGCTGCCGATAATGAGGACCGAAAATAGACTGGAAAACATAACTCTGTCCTTTGAGAATGAGGAACTCGAACCATTTGACGAAACTGAAGATCCCAATCAAACACCTCATGACGATAGTGATGTGGATAATTCTAAAGGAGATAACAAAAGTTCAGCAGGATCACCTCATAATGATGACCATGATATATCAATGTTTCAATTCGATCCTGACGTAGACACTAAATGGGCAGAACAGGAGGATATGGACAGCACGTTTCAGCGCAGAACCTCACTAGATTACGGGGGCTATTTTTAA
- the RQC2 gene encoding Rqc2p — MKQRISALDLQLLARELKQNLEGYRLSNIYNIADSSKQFLLRFNKPDSKLNVVVDCGLRIYLTEFSRPIPPTPSGFVVKLRKHLKAKRLTALKQVEQDRILVLQFADGHFYLVLEFFSAGNVILLDENRRIMSLQRVVLEHENRVGEVYEMFDESLFATDNEDIKEYSESSKTEYTSNLVNEWIEAAQSKYESDAAVIKELNIESKKSSKEKKVRVHSIHKLLLSKVPHLSSDLLSKNLKVFDIDPSESCLALLGKTDTLAKLLNVTQSEYNELLSTSDSRGYILAKRNENFNPEKDSADLEFIFDTFHPFKPYISDPDNKYFSIVEIEGFYNKTLDKFFSTIESSKYALRIQNQESQAQKKIDDARAENNRKIQALLNVQESNESKGHLIIENASLIEEVKLAVQGLIDQQMDWSTIEKLIKSEQKKGNMIAQRINLPLNLKKNKISVKLDVSKDQEGTASSDEGNDSESSTSESSSDSDSDPEDSSDLRKKSAKNMKNKESINTLNVTIDLGLSAYANASEYFNIKKTSAEKQKKVEKNVGKAMKNIEVKIDQQLKKKLKESHSVLKRIRTPYFFEKYNWFISSEGFLVMMGKSPAETDQIFSKYIENDDIYMSNSFDTHVWIKNPERTEVPPNTLMQAGILCMSSSEAWSKKIASSPWWCFAKNVSKFDSSDNSVLPEGAFRLKNEKDQNPLPPAQLVMGFGFLWKVKINGNDEDEDEDEDEDEDEDEDEDEDEDEDEDEDEDEXEDEDEDEDEDEDEDEDEDEDEDEDEDEDEDEGVEEGENSDGEIIESLEDEDDNEDDTTNDSDFEFDSTGKEIETRNIGDTILSEIKSSKLENNETSNINDDVQSVSDELSVTTSVVDSMNRKVRGKKGKLKKIQRKYADQDEHERLLRLEALGTLKGIEKQQQKRKDELMKLELREDKKNRREKQKNLQALKFSKNEKAKVSYDRHMAELKPSLDKDDVVIDIVPVFAPWPALQKYKYKVKIQPGSAKKTKTLTEILHYFKGRQVDSSSNDKEMDWPKEHEMIKSLKEQDLVLLLCVDKLKITIAGQKSTKNSGGSQKGKKSSKAGGKKRK; from the coding sequence atgaaacaaCGAATTAGCGCGTTAGACTTACAGCTGCTGGCCAGAGAACTGAAACAAAATCTGGAAGGTTACAGATTGAGTAACATTTACAATATTGCCGACTCGTCAAAACAGTTTTTACTCAGGTTCAATAAACCGGACTCTAAATTAAATGTTGTGGTGGATTGTGGCTTAAGAATTTACTTAACCGAATTCAGTAGGCCAATCCCCCCAACTCCTTCTGGGTTTGTTGTCAAGCTGAGAAAACATCTAAAAGCAAAACGACTAACAGCTTTAAAGCAGGTTGAACAAGACAGAATCCTTGTTTTGCAGTTTGCTGATGGTCACTTTTATTTAGTgctggaatttttcagtgCAGGGAATGTTATTCTTCTGGATGAAAACAGACGAATCATGTCCTTGCAAAGAGTGGTCTTGGAGCATGAAAATAGGGTTGGTGAAGTTTATGAAATGTTTGATGAATCACTTTTTGCCACAGATAATGAGGATATCAAGGAGTATTCGGAAAGCTCTAAAACAGAATACACTTCTAACCTTGTTAATGAATGGATAGAAGCAGCTCAGAGCAAATACGAATCAGATGCTGCCGTTATTAAGGAACTAAACATTGAGAGTAAAAAGAGTtcgaaagaaaagaaagtcaGAGTTCATTCCATCCATAAGCTGCTGCTTTCAAAGGTCCCTCACTTGTCTTCCGATTTACTTTCGAAGAACTTGAAAGTATTTGATATTGACCCTTCGGAATCTTGTTTAGCACTTCTAGGTAAGACAGACACACTAGCAAAACTGCTAAATGTTACCCAATCAGAGTATAATGAACTTTTATCAACATCTGATAGCAGGGGTTATATTTTAgccaaaagaaatgaaaatttcaatcCCGAGAAAGATTCAGCGGACCTCgaattcatttttgataCATTCCATCCCTTCAAACCTTATATCAGCGATCCAGACAACAAATATTTCAGCATCGTTGAAATTGAAGGGTTTTACAATAAAACGCTTGACAAATTTTTCTCAACAATAGAATCTTCCAAGTACGCCCTACGTAtccaaaatcaagaatCACAAgcacaaaagaaaatcgatGATGCTCGTGCtgaaaacaatagaaaGATACAAGCTTTACTGAACGTTCAAGAATCAAATGAAAGCAAGGGTCATCTAATAATTGAAAACGCCTCCTTAATAGAGGAAGTGAAGCTTGCTGTCCAAGGTTTAATTGATCAACAAATGGATTGGAGCACTATTGAGAAACTAATAAAAAGTGAACAGAAAAAGGGAAATATGATTGCACAGCGGATAAACCTGCCtctgaatttgaaaaagaacaagattaGCGTTAAGCTCGATGTGTCTAAGGATCAGGAAGGTACCGCTTCTTCGGATGAAGGCAATGACTCAGAGTCCAGCACTAGTGAAAGTTCTAGTGATTCAGATTCAGATCCAGAAGATTCAAGCGatctaagaaaaaaaagtgcgaaaaatatgaaaaacaAGGAGTCCATCAATACGCTAAATGTCACAATTGACCTTGGTTTATCAGCTTACGCCAATGCCTCTGAATATTTCaatatcaagaaaacaagtgctgaaaaacagaaaaaagtgGAGAAGAATGTTGGGAAGGCTATGAAGAATATTGAAGTCAAAATTGACCAACAACTAAAAAAGAAGCTGAAAGAATCTCACAGTGTTTTGAAGAGGATTCGTACTCcctatttttttgaaaagtataACTGGTTCATTTCAAGCGAAGGATTTTTGGTTATGATGGGTAAAAGTCCAGCAGAGACGGATCAAATCTTTTCtaaatatattgaaaacgATGATATTTACATGTCGAATAGTTTTGATACGCATGTATGGATCAAAAATCCAGAAAGAACAGAAGTTCCTCCGAACACCTTGATGCAAGCCGGCATATTATGTATGTCTTCAAGCGAAGCTTGGTCTAAGAAGATAGCCTCCTCCCCGTGGTGGTGTTTTGCTAAGAACGTTAGTAAATTTGATAGTTCTGATAATTCCGTTTTGCCGGAAGGTGCGTTCCGGttaaagaatgaaaaagatcAGAACCCTCTACCACCTGCTCAACTCGTAATGGGCTTCGGGTTTTTATGGAAAGTGAAGATAAATGGAaatgatgaggatgaggatgaggatgaggatgaggatgaggatgaggatgaggatgaggatgaggatgaggatgaggatgaggatgaggatgaggatgaggNtgaggatgaggatgaggatgaggatgaggatgaggatgaggatgaggatgaggatgaggatgaggatgaggatgaggatgaggatgaggatgagggagtagaagaaggagaaaacAGTGATGGCGAAATTATCGAATCATTAGAAGATGAGGATGACAACGAGGATGATACTACAAATGATAgtgattttgaatttgacaGCACCGGAAAAGAAATCGAGACAAGAAACATTGGCGACACTATACTATCCGAaataaaatcttcaaaattagaaaataatgaaaccAGCAATATAAATGATGATGTACAGTCTGTATCCGACGAATTGAGTGTCACTACCTCTGTAGTCGATAGCATGAACAGAAAAGTCCGTggtaaaaaaggaaaattaaagaagattcaaagaaaatatgcCGATCAAGATGAGCATGAACGCCTTTTGCGTTTAGAAGCTTTGGGTACCTTAAAAGGTATCGAGaagcaacaacaaaagaggaaagaTGAACTAATGAAACTAGAACTTAgagaagacaaaaagaatagacgcgaaaagcaaaagaattTACAGGCTTTGAAGTTTAGTAAAAACGAAAAGGCAAAGGTTAGTTATGATAGACATATGGCCGAACTAAAACCATCTCTCGATAAGGACGATGTAGTCATTGATATTGTGCCTGTGTTTGCTCCTTGGCCTGcacttcaaaaatataaatataagGTGAAAATTCAACCGGGAAGtgcaaagaaaaccaaaacttTAACGGAGATTTTACACTATTTTAAGGGTAGACAGGTTGATAGTTCTTCTAATGACAAGGAAATGGACTGGCCAAAAGAACATGAAATGATTAAAAGCTTGAAGGAGCAAGACCTGGTTCTTCTGCTGTGCGTTgataaattaaaaataacgATTGCTGGTCAAAAATCCACCAAGAACAGTGGCGGCTCACAAAAGGGCAAGAAAAGCTCCAAGGCGGGCggtaagaaaagaaaataa
- the RRP12 gene encoding mRNA-binding protein RRP12 gives MDQDQVAFLLELEDKLAKIRFQATSKLENQKHVAIILTAVEENIVGQATNDISKNIVNYIISFMSLLDQAVDPSTHEIKDLQLASSSTYLLDLIFRYSPKPLLRSKFSEILTKIAPCITAEKANAPLIRAAIGCLESLLIAQDAQAWNNTYDLNVTPKRGLLGILELSLDLRPKVRKRALDAVHAVLSNPPAAPTAEHVAAVFVADFCDKQLAGVLDDLSNLSNKQQKAQNTKEDINASVMRSLRLVTSVISTGQWPSSQIEPLCDVLLGVTRSSEQYLVSASFECFESMFKAMAETTVSSGLAENKYLRVLDTIFSLKPSNVDSLLTKAWIAVVVKGMSTYAVHQPLKALRKVPNVFRVMSSYLASESTEVYQAAAQCLISILSDSIQDHLLLFTPDVDDKVFKNVDDIICQISKAFIDFLSIKYSHCSREILKVLAAAFNKFRYRSNPHFLKSLKIVDTWRVNEEQFMDLRNEVELVIGASISAMGPEVVLAQAPLNLDNPSNERPGRAWMLPLIRDYTKNAKLSTFQNELAPYIKSFQSKFDKVPEESIQLKVFQTIVDQIWSTLPRFCELPMDLRESFTDDFASELSSLLYSEVELRTTLCHALKVLAESNVLYSEGSLSDDVLLIQHFPISEAQKNIEYLSTKSTNLLAVLFNVYTQTTPNARSYILETIDQYLKITSKEDIEKTFNNICGLLKNSMNEESSGNGNKEKKKPQLTATLLDLIICMTTYLPASSYSALFSIFGLTVSSPDALIQKRAYRIVTKLSEFESGSAAVAQFISDIENVMVDNTTTVQTSAKAARLAAIKTIVDLLPLDHLGFIVRTVAEVILSTKDVNEKSRETAFDTLINMGKKMNEPNGIIKLSQVPGYDPTTPDQPSSVSEFFKIISAGLIGESQHMVSSSITGYACLVFEFKNEMDSGILMDIYDTIELYLTSNSREIVKSAIGFTKVCVLGLPEEVMRPKVPELLLKLLRWSHEHTGHFKAKVKHIIERLIRRFGYDYIEASFPEEDRKLLTNIRKTRNRNKRKDEEVAPATEANAGNTTKGSRFMSAFDEAVYGSDNENGNESDQEENAAGGRRKNGQKQFIVESGENPLDLLDSQTLAHISSTRPKKFNKNQNKGRFEDDTFNFDSEGKLVVKGQAKPSTNADDPLSAVTSGINAYLEAVKSGPVRGQRNKLKFKKNGRDSDEFGDDGEKDDKVMRRKVDPRNKIGKGGKRGPKFKSRKKL, from the coding sequence ATGGATCAAGATCAAGTAGCTTTTCTATTAGAGCTAGAAGATAAGCTGGCCAAGATCCGGTTTCAAGCAACTTCTAAAttagaaaatcaaaaacacGTTGCTATAATATTAACGGCCGTCGAGGAAAACATTGTGGGCCAAGCTACCAAtgatatttcaaaaaatatcgTGAACTATATCATTTCCTTCATGTCCTTATTGGACCAAGCAGTGGACCCATCTACTCATGAAATTAAAGACCTTCAGttggcttcttcttccacatATCTTTTGGATCTGATATTTCGTTACTCTCCAAAACCGTTGTTAAGATCAAAATTCTCGGAAATACTTACCAAGATTGCACCATGTATTACCGCTGAAAAAGCAAACGCTCCTTTAATTAGAGCCGCTATTGGTTGTTTAGAATCTCTTCTAATTGCTCAAGATGCTCAAGCCTGGAACAATACCTATGACCTAAATGTCACTCCAAAGAGAGGTTTGCTAGGTATACTTGAactttctttggatttgaGACCAAAAGTTAGAAAGAGAGCACTAGATGCGGTTCATGCAGTATTATCTAATCCTCCTGCGGCTCCAACTGCAGAGCATGTCGCAGCTGTTTTCGTCGCTGATTTTTGTGACAAACAGTTGGCAGGTGTTCTAGACGACCTGTCCAATCTATCTaataaacaacaaaagGCCCAAAATACAAAGGAGGATATCAACGCTAGTGTCATGCGTTCATTGAGATTAGTCACTTCTGTTATCTCTACCGGACAATGGCCATCCTCTCAAATCGAACCCCTTTGTGATGTATTATTAGGTGTCACTAGAAGCTCAGAACAGTACCTAGTCTCTGCGTCAtttgaatgttttgaaagtaTGTTCAAAGCTATGGCAGAAACCACCGTTTCTTCAGGTTTAGCTGAAAACAAGTATCTGAGGGTTCTAGATACCATCTTTTCACTGAAACCTTCAAATGTGGACAGTCTACTGACCAAGGCTTGGATCGCTGTTGTAGTCAAAGGTATGTCTACGTATGCGGTTCACCAACCATTGAAAGCCTTACGTAAGGTTCCTAATGTGTTTCGTGTTATGTCCTCTTATTTAGCAAGTGAATCTACAGAAGTATATCAAGCTGCCGCTCAATGCCTTATCTCAATCCTTTCTGACTCTATTCAAGACcatttgttattgtttaCACCAGATGTAGATGACAaggttttcaaaaatgtcgATGACATTATATgccaaatttcaaaagccTTTATCGACTTCTTATCCATTAAATATTCTCATTGTTCCAGAGAAATTCTGAAAGTGTTGGCAGCAGCcttcaacaaattcagATATAGATCCAACCCtcactttttgaaatcctTGAAAATTGTTGATACCTGGAGAGTAAACGAAGAACAGTTTATGGACTTGAGAAATGAAGTTGAATTAGTAATTGGTGCCTCCATTTCCGCTATGGGCCCTGAAGTTGTCCTTGCCCAAGCGCCACTCAATTTGGACAACCCATCCAATGAAAGACCTGGTAGAGCTTGGATGTTGCCACTTATTAGAGACTATACCAAAAATGCCAAGCTCTCTACTTTCCAAAATGAGCTGGCACCATACatcaaaagttttcaatCTAAATTCGATAAAGTTCCAGAAGAATCTATTCAACTgaaagttttccaaaccATTGTCGATCAAATCTGGTCCACATTACCACGTTTCTGTGAGTTACCAATGGACTTGAGAGAATCTTTCACAGACGACTTTGCATCAGAACTATCTTCGCTGCTGTACAGTGAAGTTGAATTAAGAACTACATTATGTCATGCTCTTAAGGTTTTGGCAGAAAGTAATGTCTTGTATTCAGAAGGTTCCCTTTCTGATGATGTCTTATTGATACAACACTTCCCTATTTCTGAAGCACAAAAGAATATAGAATACCTGTCAACCAAATCGACCAACCTTTTAGCGGTCTTGTTTAATGTTTATACTCAAACCACTCCAAACGCAAGAAGTTATATTCTGGAAACGATTGAtcaatatttgaaaatcacttcaaaagaagatataGAAAAGACCTTTAATAATATTTGTggtcttttgaagaattctATGAATGAAGAAAGTAGTGGAAATggcaacaaagaaaagaaaaaacccCAATTGACAGCCACATTATTAGATTTGATCATTTGTATGACAACATACTTACCTGCTTCCTCTTATTCCgctttattttctatattcGGTCTTACTGTGAGTTCTCCCGATGCATTAATTCAAAAGAGAGCTTATAGAATCGTTACCAAGCTTTCTGAGTTTGAATCTGGTTCAGCAGCTGTCGCCCAGTTTATTTCcgatattgaaaatgttaTGGTAGACAACACTACTACTGTTCAAACATCAGCTAAAGCTGCGAGATTGGCAGCAATCAAGACTATAGTGGATTTGTTACCTTTGGATCATCTCGGTTTTATTGTTAGAACTGTAGCCGAGGTCATCTTAAGCACTAAGGATGTGAACGAAAAATCCAGAGAAACGGCTTTTGACACTTTGATTAATATGggtaaaaaaatgaatgagCCAAATGGTATCATCAAGCTATCCCAAGTACCTGGGTATGACCCTACTACTCCGGATCAACCATCATCAGTGTCAGAGTTTTTTAAGATTATTTCTGCTGGTCTTATTGGGGAATCTCAACATATGGTTAGTAGCTCGATTACTGGTTACGCATGTttagtttttgaattcaaaaatgaaatggaTTCTGGTATTCTAATGGACATTTACGATACCATTGAACTGTACCTGACTTCCAATTCCAGAGAAATTGTAAAGAGTGCCATAGGGTTCACAAAGGTCTGTGTCTTGGGTCTTCCAGAAGAAGTGATGAGGCCAAAGGTGCCAGAATTGCTATTAAAGTTATTGAGATGGTCCCATGAACATACAGGTCACTTTAAAGCCAAGGTCAAGCatattattgaaagatTGATAAGAAGATTTGGATATGACTATATTGAAGCCAGCTTCCCTGAGGAAGACAGAAAATTATTAACAAACATAAGAAAGACGCGTAATAGAAACAAGCGTAAAGATGAGGAGGTTGCTCCCGCAACTGAAGCTAACGCTGGAAACACCACAAAGGGTTCAAGATTTATGTCTGCTTTTGACGAAGCTGTTTATGGATCTGACAATGAAAATGGTAACGAGTCAGACCAAGAGGAAAATGCAGCTGGAGgcagaagaaagaatggGCAAAAGCAATTTATTGTGGAATCTGGTGAAAATCCACTGGATTTGTTAGATTCTCAAACATTAGCACATATTTCATCTACTAGaccaaagaaattcaataagAATCAAAATAAGGGTAGGTTTGAAGATGACACCTTCAATTTCGACTCAGAAGGTAAATTGGTCGTCAAGGGACAAGCTAAACCCTCTACGAATGCTGATGATCCACTAAGCGCAGTCACAAGCGGTATCAATGCGTACCTAGAAGCCGTAAAGAGCGGTCCAGTAAGAGgtcaaagaaacaaattgaaGTTTAAAAAGAATGGAAGAGATTCTGACGAGTTCGGTGATGACGGTGAAAAGGATGATAAGGtaatgagaagaaaagtagATCCAAGAAACAAGATCGGTAAAGGTGGTAAAAGAGGCCCTAAATTTAAATCCAGGAAGAAGTTATAG
- the RET3 gene encoding coatomer subunit zeta, with the protein MSSLSLYTVQAVLILDQQGERIYAKYYQPPHRSDDGHQLLFHSVKKQKEFEKQLHRKTHKQDSEILIFEDRLVLYKEYIDVTIYLVASLEENEIVLQQGFSAIKGSLDLILNSGLDKKNIQENYDMVLLAIDETIDNGVILETDSNTIASRVSKPPTNEPQMSLDLDKGFLGAWGFAKSKFQERLQQGL; encoded by the coding sequence ATGTCTTCTTTATCGCTATATACCGTTCAGGCTGTTTTAATACTGGATCAGCAAGGAGAAAGAATTTATGCAAAATATTACCAACCTCCTCATAGATCCGATGACGGACATCAATTGCTCTTTCATTCCgtaaagaaacaaaaggaGTTTGAGAAACAATTGCACCGCAAAACTCACAAGCAGGATTCGGAAATTTTGATCTTCGAAGACCGTCTGGTCCTTTACAAAGAATACATTGACGTCACGATCTATTTAGTTGCTTCGCTAGAAGAGAACGAAATAGTTCTGCAGCAAGGGTTTTCAGCGATCAAAGGATCACTGGATTTGATTCTAAATTCAGGTCtagacaaaaaaaatatccaagAAAACTACGACATGGTTTTACTAGCCATTGACGAAACCATTGATAACGGCGTTATCCTGGAAACAGACTCAAACACCATTGCATCCAGAGTTTCTAAACCACCCACAAATGAACCTCAAATGTCATTGGATTTGGATAAGGGGTTCTTAGGTGCCTGGGGTTTTGCAAAGAGCAAGTTTCAAGAAAGGTTGCAACAAGGCTTATAA
- the CIP1 gene encoding Cip1p: protein MLLERLHKRLHASSSKRSQEKKDKVHTPDGAPPVQPEPQHQKQEPQPLLNYDYDDMIVFDRNVSTPVFTPVMTPVNNTGSNQTKHSANSYFPPFLNNNRTRQNSASSLASSVSDFPQSFKQQAVFNSNPQATSFTPQFVGLLIEVYQDTCSDPTITPFDTTNPPSGILNRVAKAAIQQSEVQQLDIGCDRNSWLLTLVRHRLLQEVRKDGYLSRNTSLTSLPPPPPPQFAEMLRVPSPFVNADIADPIPLSNINSNPNLNSNFTNTLNWYSSQRSTNPPMKSRNGSSQYISELQPQPLLARTNSNSSTNNSSIFSLLTPTPTTDSPFNFNIALLSRQRSNIISSPLASTRLPTTNVTAEDPSILPTDSLRLKRDLLRLKR from the coding sequence ATGCTGTTAGAAAGACTGCACAAAAGACTACACGCTAGCTCTTCCAAGCGATCtcaagagaaaaaggacAAGGTCCACACTCCGGATGGAGCGCCACCCGTGCAGCCAGAGCCTCAGCACCAGAAGCAGGAACCTCAGCCGCTGCTGAACTACGATTACGATGATATGATCGTGTTTGACAGAAACGTGTCTACTCCCGTCTTCACCCCTGTGATGACTCCTGTGAATAATACCGGCTCGAACCAAACCAAACACTCGGCAAACTCTTACTTCCCACCTTTCCTCAATAATAATAGGACTAGACAGAATAGCGCCTCTTCGTTGGCGAGTTCCGTGTCCGATTTCCCTCAAAGTTTTAAGCAACAAGCCGTTTTCAACAGTAATCCGCAAGCCACTTCCTTCACACCTCAGTTTGTCGGTCTGCTAATAGAAGTCTACCAAGATACTTGCAGTGATCCTACGATAACTCCCTTTGACACTACGAACCCCCCCTCGGGGATTCTCAATAGGGTGGCCAAGGCGGCCATACAGCAGTCTGAGGTCCAGCAATTGGACATCGGCTGTGACAGAAATAGCTGGCTTTTAACGTTAGTAAGACATCGCTTACTACAAGAAGTGAGGAAAGACGGTTACCTATCTCGTAACACTTCCCTCACTTCTCTACCGCCGCCACCGCCACCCCAGTTCGCTGAAATGCTAAGAGTACCCTCCCCATTCGTTAACGCAGATATCGCTGATCCTATTCCGCTATCGAACATAAACTCTAATCCAAACTTAAATTCAAACTTTACGAATACGTTAAACTGGTATTCCTCGCAAAGGTCTACCAACCCCCCAATGAAAAGCAGAAATGGCTCATCCCAGTACATATCAGAACTTCAGCCGCAACCGTTATTGGCTCGCACAAACTCAAACAGCAGCACTAATAACAGCAGCATATTCTCTCTACTCACACCAACTCCGACCACAGATTCTCCATTCAATTTTAACATAGCCTTACTATCAAGGCAACGCAGTAATATTATATCGTCTCCCTTGGCTAGCACCCGCCTGCCAACCACAAACGTGACAGCCGAAGACCCCTCTATATTGCCTACCGATTCACTAAGGCTGAAAAGAGATTTACTGCGTCTTAAGAGATAA
- the MRPS16 gene encoding mitochondrial 37S ribosomal protein bS16m produces the protein MTCGLVRIRLARFGRKNSPVYNIVVANSRKARDAKPIEVLGTYVPIPNPLTKREVKRGVVPVKDIKLDFDRTKYWIGVGAQPSETVTKLLQKAGILDSAWINGKNRNMDRKVIFERMETLE, from the coding sequence ATGACCTGTGGCTTAGTACGAATAAGGCTAGCTAGATTCGGGAGGAAGAATAGTCCGGTCTATAATATTGTAGTGGCTAATTCACGTAAGGCAAGAGATGCTAAACCGATCGAAGTACTGGGAACTTATGTACCTATACCTAATCCATTGACCAAGAGAGAGGTGAAGAGGGGAGTCGTACCCGTGAAAGACATCAAACTGGATTTTGATAGAACAAAGTATTGGATTGGGGTAGGTGCGCAACCTAGTGAGACAGTAACTAAACTGTTACAGAAAGCCGGTATATTAGATAGCGCCTGGATTAATGGCAAGAATAGAAACATGGATAGGAAAGttatatttgaaagaatggAAACTTTAGAATGA